The following are encoded together in the Gorilla gorilla gorilla isolate KB3781 chromosome 14, NHGRI_mGorGor1-v2.1_pri, whole genome shotgun sequence genome:
- the RPL21 gene encoding large ribosomal subunit protein eL21 has translation MTNTKGKRRGTRYMFSRPFRKHGVVPLATYMRIYKKGDIVDIKGMGTVQKGMPHKCYHGKTGRVYNVTQHAVGIVVNKQVKGKILAKRINVRIEHIKHSKSRDSFLKRVKENDQKKKEAKEKGTWVQLKRQPAPPREAHFVRTNGKEPELLEPIPYEFMA, from the exons ATGACgaacacaaagggaaagaggagaggcaccCGATATATGTTCTCTAGGCCTTTTAGAAAACATG gaGTTGTTCCTTTGGCCACATATATGCGAATCTATAAGAAAGGTGATATTGTAGACATCAAG GGAATGGGTACTGTTCAAAAAGGAATGCCCCACAAGTGTTACCATGGCAAAACTGGAAGAGTCTACAATGTTACCCAGCATGCTGTTGGCATTGTTGTAAACAAACAAGTTAA GGGCAAGATTCTTGCCAAGAGAATTAATGTGCGTATTGAGCACATTAAGCACTCTAAGAGCCGAGATAGCTTCCTGAAACGtgtgaaggaaaatgatcagaaaaagaaagaagccaaagagaaaggtaccTGGGTTCAACTAAAGCGCCAG cCTGCTCCACCCAGAGAAGCACACTTTGTGAGAACCAATGGGAAGGAGCCTGAGCTGCTAGAACCTATTCCCTATGAATTCATGGCATAa